In Dehalococcoidia bacterium, the following are encoded in one genomic region:
- a CDS encoding XRE family transcriptional regulator has product MVYEVDLQKIKEIRKRKRIKQREIAEKLGYQSCVSYHRLETGCCEIKAKQLPVIASILGVSIGDLYIAAEGVCEIPGCNRPVFGEPPEEKRGLKEKENRGKQSLPAAINAARRRTRFLRRRRKTIPRKPP; this is encoded by the coding sequence TTGGTTTACGAGGTTGACCTGCAAAAAATAAAAGAGATACGTAAGAGGAAAAGAATCAAGCAACGCGAGATTGCCGAAAAACTGGGTTACCAGTCGTGCGTCAGCTATCACCGCCTGGAAACCGGCTGCTGCGAAATAAAAGCAAAACAGCTTCCAGTCATCGCTTCTATCTTGGGAGTATCCATTGGCGATTTGTACATAGCCGCCGAAGGGGTGTGCGAGATCCCCGGTTGCAACCGGCCCGTTTTCGGCGAACCGCCCGAAGAGAAAAGGGGACTGAAAGAAAAAGAAAACCGGGGGAAACAAAGCCTTCCGGCGGCAATTAACGCTGCCCGGCGAAGAACGAGGTTTCTGCGCCGGAGGAGGAAAACAATTCCTCGCAAGCCTCCCTAA
- a CDS encoding helix-turn-helix domain-containing protein, with protein sequence MAKDKEQQNIIFGERLKSARQKKGYMLKELSAKVGISHATLSRYEAGKYNPDVKILNRLADSLNVSIDYLFGRTDDPAPRPAQAIQLIDIDQALTEVFQSTHIMFDGKHLHEFNNDTVEDVKTIVTAYLGRKAREKQEKQGGHASVP encoded by the coding sequence ATGGCTAAAGATAAAGAACAACAAAATATAATTTTCGGCGAGCGATTGAAATCTGCGCGTCAAAAAAAAGGATACATGCTAAAGGAGTTGTCCGCAAAGGTCGGAATTTCTCATGCAACACTTTCCCGATATGAGGCCGGTAAGTATAACCCGGACGTTAAAATACTTAACAGACTTGCGGATTCGCTTAATGTTTCAATTGATTATCTCTTCGGCCGCACTGACGACCCGGCGCCGCGGCCGGCGCAGGCGATACAGCTAATAGACATAGATCAGGCGCTAACCGAGGTTTTCCAATCGACGCACATCATGTTCGATGGAAAACATCTCCATGAATTTAACAATGATACGGTTGAAGACGTAAAAACTATTGTTACTGCATATTTGGGGAGAAAAGCGCG